From a single Bacteroidales bacterium genomic region:
- a CDS encoding class I SAM-dependent methyltransferase, translated as MKKEKPVNNIHFKMMVNIMSVVKNIRNIKKEIIRSGIKEGSHVLDYGCGPGFCTFPAAEIVGSQGIIYALDIHPSAIKIIEKKIKKHKLKNIKPILTGNGTGLPDESIDIIFLFNVIFMIKNQESVIDELHRILKKGGIISVVNNGLGSKFKSKQVAGDNLIKLFCKNNKFILPEKNKNNYNFKKYGNI; from the coding sequence ATGAAAAAAGAAAAGCCGGTAAATAATATTCATTTTAAAATGATGGTAAATATTATGAGTGTAGTAAAAAACATTCGTAATATAAAAAAGGAAATTATACGAAGCGGAATAAAAGAAGGAAGTCATGTTTTAGATTATGGTTGCGGTCCCGGTTTTTGCACTTTCCCTGCTGCTGAAATTGTCGGTTCGCAAGGAATAATATATGCTTTGGATATACATCCGTCAGCAATAAAAATAATTGAAAAAAAGATAAAGAAACATAAACTGAAAAATATTAAGCCGATATTAACCGGAAACGGAACAGGATTACCCGATGAAAGTATTGATATTATATTTTTATTTAATGTAATATTTATGATAAAAAATCAAGAAAGTGTAATTGATGAACTTCACAGAATTTTAAAAAAAGGCGGTATAATTTCTGTAGTTAATAACGGATTAGGTTCTAAATTTAAGAGTAAGCAAGTAGCCGGAGATAATTTAATAAAACTGTTTTGTAAAAATAATAAATTCATTCTGCCGGAAAAAAATAAGAATAATTATAATTTTAAAAAATATGGTAACATATAA